A genomic region of Elephas maximus indicus isolate mEleMax1 chromosome 10, mEleMax1 primary haplotype, whole genome shotgun sequence contains the following coding sequences:
- the TRIM69 gene encoding E3 ubiquitin-protein ligase TRIM69 isoform X4 — translation MDSGSYVEMNDPVTQIHSKVQIQDITKELHCPLCQDWFRDPLMLSCGHNFCQICIQNFWKQQAKETFCPECKMLCQCSNCTFNTVVEKLVEKVKELPLLRGHPQCPEHGENLKLYSKLDGKLICFQCKDARLSVGRSKEFLQISDAVHFFTEELTIHQSQLEATLKELQSLRNMQKDAIAAYKENKLHLQQHISLEFLKLHQFLHSKEKEVLNELREEGKALNEEMELNLNQLQEQCLLTKEMLVSIQARMEQQNAFEFLKDITTLLESLEQGMRVLTPRELISRKLSLGQFKGPIQYIMWKEMQSTLSPGLSPLTLDPKTAHPNLVLSKNRTSVWHGDIKQVMPDDPERFDSSVAVLGSKGFTSGKWYWEVEVAKKTKWTVGVVRESIIRKGSCPLTPEQGFWLIRLRNQTDLKALDLPSCSLKLTDNLNKVGIYLDYEGGQVSFYDAKTMNHIYTFSSTFIEKLYPYFCPCLNDGGENKEPLQILHPQ, via the exons ATGGATTCAGGCAGCTATGTTGAAATGAATGATCCAGTAACCCAGATACACTCTAAAGTGCAGATACAAGATATCACTAAGGAGCTACACTGCCCACTGTGTCAGGACTGGTTCCGTGACCCACTGATGCTAAGCTGTGGCCACAACTTCTGCCAGATCTGTATCCAAAACTTTTGGAAGCAGCAAGCAAAGGAAACCTTCTGCCCTGAGTGTAAGATGCTATGTCAATGTAGCAACTGCACATTCAACACTGtagtggagaagctggtggagaaGGTCAAGGAGCTACCCCTGCTCAGGGGCCACCCACAGTGCCCAGAACATGGCGAGAACCTGAAACTGTACAGTAAACTGGATGGGAAACTGATCTGCTTTCAATGCAAGGATGCCCGGTTGTCTGTGGGACGGTCTAAGGAGTTCCTGCAGATCTCCGATGCTGTCCATTTCTTCACG GAGGAGCTTACCATCCATCAGAGTCAACTGGAGGCAACCCTGAAGGAGCTTCAGTCCCTGAGGAACATGCAGAAAGATGCTATTGCTGCTTACAAG GAAAACAAGCTACATCTGCAGCAACACATCTCTTTGGAGTTTCTAAAGCTGCATCAGTTCCTGCACAGCAAAGAAAAGGAAGTGTTAAATGAGCTCCGGGAAGAGGGGAAAGCCCTGAATGAAGAGATGGAGCTGAATCTCAACCAGCTTCAGGAGCAGTGTCTCCTCACCAAGGAGATGTTGGTGAGCATCCAGGCCCGGATGGAACAGCAGAACGCCTTCGAATTTCTCAAA GACATCACAACTCTCTTGGAGAG CTTGGAGCAAGGAATGAGGGTGCTGACACCTAGAGAGCTTATCTCCAGAAAGCTGAGCCTGGGCCAGTTCAAAGGCCCTATCCAGTACATTATGTGGAAGGAAATGCAGTCCACCCTCTCTCCAG GCCTATCTCCATTAACTCTGGACCCTAAAACAGCCCACCCAAATCTGGTGCTCTCCAAAAATCGAACCAGTGTGTGGCATGGTGACATCAAGCAGGTAATGCCCGATGATCCAGAGCGGTTTGACTCAAGTGTAGCTGTGCTGGGTTCAAAAGGCTTCACGTCTGGAAAGTGGTACTGGGAAGTAGAAGTAGCAAAGAAGACAAAATGGACAGTGGGAGTCGTCAGAGAATCCATTATTCGGAAGGGCAGTTGCCCTCTAACTCCTGAGCAAGGATTCTGGCTTATAAGACTAAGGAACCAAACTGATCTAAAGGCTCTGGATTTGCCTTCTTGCAGTCTGAAACTAACGGACAACCTCAACAAGGTGGGCATATACCTGGACTATGAAGGAGGGCAGGTGTCCTTCTATGATGCTAAAACCATGAACCACATTTACACCTTCAGTAGCACTTTCATTGAGAAACTTTATCCCTACTTCTGCCCCTGCCTGAATGATGGTGGAGAGAATAAAGAACCATTGCAGATCTTACATCCACAGTAA
- the TRIM69 gene encoding E3 ubiquitin-protein ligase TRIM69 isoform X2, with translation MEYGGIVLCSLEPASQRSAVFTLDLQVPSTSSTMDSGSYVEMNDPVTQIHSKVQIQDITKELHCPLCQDWFRDPLMLSCGHNFCQICIQNFWKQQAKETFCPECKMLCQCSNCTFNTVVEKLVEKVKELPLLRGHPQCPEHGENLKLYSKLDGKLICFQCKDARLSVGRSKEFLQISDAVHFFTEELTIHQSQLEATLKELQSLRNMQKDAIAAYKENKLHLQQHISLEFLKLHQFLHSKEKEVLNELREEGKALNEEMELNLNQLQEQCLLTKEMLVSIQARMEQQNAFEFLKDITTLLESLEQGMRVLTPRELISRKLSLGQFKGPIQYIMWKEMQSTLSPGLSPLTLDPKTAHPNLVLSKNRTSVWHGDIKQVMPDDPERFDSSVAVLGSKGFTSGKWYWEVEVAKKTKWTVGVVRESIIRKGSCPLTPEQGFWLIRLRNQTDLKALDLPSCSLKLTDNLNKVGIYLDYEGGQVSFYDAKTMNHIYTFSSTFIEKLYPYFCPCLNDGGENKEPLQILHPQ, from the exons GTACCCTCCACCTCCTCTACCATGGATTCAGGCAGCTATGTTGAAATGAATGATCCAGTAACCCAGATACACTCTAAAGTGCAGATACAAGATATCACTAAGGAGCTACACTGCCCACTGTGTCAGGACTGGTTCCGTGACCCACTGATGCTAAGCTGTGGCCACAACTTCTGCCAGATCTGTATCCAAAACTTTTGGAAGCAGCAAGCAAAGGAAACCTTCTGCCCTGAGTGTAAGATGCTATGTCAATGTAGCAACTGCACATTCAACACTGtagtggagaagctggtggagaaGGTCAAGGAGCTACCCCTGCTCAGGGGCCACCCACAGTGCCCAGAACATGGCGAGAACCTGAAACTGTACAGTAAACTGGATGGGAAACTGATCTGCTTTCAATGCAAGGATGCCCGGTTGTCTGTGGGACGGTCTAAGGAGTTCCTGCAGATCTCCGATGCTGTCCATTTCTTCACG GAGGAGCTTACCATCCATCAGAGTCAACTGGAGGCAACCCTGAAGGAGCTTCAGTCCCTGAGGAACATGCAGAAAGATGCTATTGCTGCTTACAAG GAAAACAAGCTACATCTGCAGCAACACATCTCTTTGGAGTTTCTAAAGCTGCATCAGTTCCTGCACAGCAAAGAAAAGGAAGTGTTAAATGAGCTCCGGGAAGAGGGGAAAGCCCTGAATGAAGAGATGGAGCTGAATCTCAACCAGCTTCAGGAGCAGTGTCTCCTCACCAAGGAGATGTTGGTGAGCATCCAGGCCCGGATGGAACAGCAGAACGCCTTCGAATTTCTCAAA GACATCACAACTCTCTTGGAGAG CTTGGAGCAAGGAATGAGGGTGCTGACACCTAGAGAGCTTATCTCCAGAAAGCTGAGCCTGGGCCAGTTCAAAGGCCCTATCCAGTACATTATGTGGAAGGAAATGCAGTCCACCCTCTCTCCAG GCCTATCTCCATTAACTCTGGACCCTAAAACAGCCCACCCAAATCTGGTGCTCTCCAAAAATCGAACCAGTGTGTGGCATGGTGACATCAAGCAGGTAATGCCCGATGATCCAGAGCGGTTTGACTCAAGTGTAGCTGTGCTGGGTTCAAAAGGCTTCACGTCTGGAAAGTGGTACTGGGAAGTAGAAGTAGCAAAGAAGACAAAATGGACAGTGGGAGTCGTCAGAGAATCCATTATTCGGAAGGGCAGTTGCCCTCTAACTCCTGAGCAAGGATTCTGGCTTATAAGACTAAGGAACCAAACTGATCTAAAGGCTCTGGATTTGCCTTCTTGCAGTCTGAAACTAACGGACAACCTCAACAAGGTGGGCATATACCTGGACTATGAAGGAGGGCAGGTGTCCTTCTATGATGCTAAAACCATGAACCACATTTACACCTTCAGTAGCACTTTCATTGAGAAACTTTATCCCTACTTCTGCCCCTGCCTGAATGATGGTGGAGAGAATAAAGAACCATTGCAGATCTTACATCCACAGTAA